A segment of the Irregularibacter muris genome:
TAGTATAGAATCTTTTTTTATTTTTTATTTTCCTTTTTCCCATTTTGTTTTCCCTTCTTTCTAGGGTATTATTCCGTCTCTTTATATTATGAAGCATTCTTTAAGTAGAAACAATACTGTTTTGTAACATTTTATACGATAATTCTTTAAGTTTTCTTAATAATAAGGGTAGCTTTAAGATTAAAGCTACCCTTATTATTATACTTCATTCATACCTCGTTTTAAAAACTTCCTATACTTACCAAAATATTCTCTATAATAATTTTATCTCATTTTTCCAAGATTTATTACTCGACCTTAGAAGCTGCAACCTCTGTTAAAATATCTTTAAAGGTTTCATCATGGACCAAATCCTTTAAATATTTTACAAAGTCGTCCCTCAGATCATCTCTTTTTAGAGCAAATTCAATGGTAGCGGACAAAAAGCCTAATTTGTCTCCTACATCGTATCGCTTTCCACTAAAGATATAGGCGTACATAGCTTCTTCTCTAGCTAACTCTTTTAAGGCGTCGGTAAGTTGAATTTCTCCTCCCGCTCCAGGCTTAGTGTGCTCTAGAATTTCAAAAATTCTAGGGGTAATAATATATCTACCTAAAATCGCCACATTGGATGGGGCTTCTTCTAAGCTGGGTTTTTCTACTAACCCCTTCACTTTATAGACGCTATCTTCAATATGCTTTCCATTGACAATACCATATTTCGAAACATCTTGATCTGCTACTTCTTGTACTCCTAAAACAGGGGTTTTATATTCATCATATATATCGATGAGTTGTTTTAAGCAGGGTTTTTGAGCATCTACAATATCGTCTCCTAATAGTACTGCAAAGGGTTCATTGCCTACAAAGGATTTAGCCTGTAATATAGCATGTCCCAGTCCTTTGGCTTCTTTTTGCCTGATATAGTGAATATCTACCATGTTGGAAATATCTTCTACTAATTCTAATAGATCTGCTTTCCCCTTTTCTTTTAAGGACATTTCTAGTTCGATATTTTTATCAAAGTGATCTTCTATGGAACGCTTGTTTCGTCCAGTAATAATTAATATTTCTTCTATGCCAGAGGCTATAGCTTCTTCTATAATATATTGAATAGTGGGTTTGTCCACTATTGGTAACATTTCCTTTGGTTGAGCTTTGGTAGCTGGTAAGAAACGTGTTCCTAGACCTGCTGCTGGTATAATTGCCTTTCGCACTCTCATCTGTAGTTCTCCCTTCAATTATTTATATATCTATTATAATAAATAATCTAGAAAATTAATAGCCCTACAAGAAAAGAGCGTTCAAGATAATAGATCCGAACGCTCTTTTGATATTTTATTGTCTTTATTCAAAATAATTAATAATTCCTTCAGTAACATATTTTGCAACCTTATCATGAGTTGATTTTTGTTTTAAAATTTCTAATTC
Coding sequences within it:
- the galU gene encoding UTP--glucose-1-phosphate uridylyltransferase GalU gives rise to the protein MRVRKAIIPAAGLGTRFLPATKAQPKEMLPIVDKPTIQYIIEEAIASGIEEILIITGRNKRSIEDHFDKNIELEMSLKEKGKADLLELVEDISNMVDIHYIRQKEAKGLGHAILQAKSFVGNEPFAVLLGDDIVDAQKPCLKQLIDIYDEYKTPVLGVQEVADQDVSKYGIVNGKHIEDSVYKVKGLVEKPSLEEAPSNVAILGRYIITPRIFEILEHTKPGAGGEIQLTDALKELAREEAMYAYIFSGKRYDVGDKLGFLSATIEFALKRDDLRDDFVKYLKDLVHDETFKDILTEVAASKVE